Sequence from the Terriglobia bacterium genome:
CGATGGCTGCTAAAATGCTGGTTTCGAACGGGAGCAAAGAGCGCATGGCCGTGAAGAAAACACCTTCTTACCCAGCACTGTTGTTGGCTCAGAATAAACATCGATTTTATTTTTCCACAATCCCAGTAGATGACTTGTATCCATGTTGTTTTGTCGCTCGACGGCAAGAAGATCCTCAGCAGGGATTTCAGCGCGCACTGTCGGAAGAAAGGGCGGATGACATCAGCCGTTATCTCTCGTCAGGAAATGGCTCGATTCCTACGAATGTAGTGCTGTCAGCTCAGCCGGAATCTCTTCTCAGTTACAATCCACGGTCGAAAACGCTGTCCTTTGTTCGGGTGCCACGCGCATTCCTTGTTCTTGATGGTCAACACCGCCTATGGGGCTACTCCAAATGTCCGGTCCGACACCGTGTCCCTGTTGCGATCTACGAATCGCTGGGGCGTTCCGAAGAAGCCAAACTCTTCATAGACATAAATACCAATCAGCGGGGCGTCCCTGCGGCTCTCTTGCTTGACATTAAACAACTTGCCGATATGGAGACAGCCAAAGAGAGTCTTTTAAGATCATTCTTCGACAAATTGCAGACCGACCCATCATCTTCGCTTCACGGGCGACTCAGTCCGGCACACTCGACGCCGAATAAAATTTCGCGTGTCACGTTCAATCGTGCGGTTGGCGCCGCTCTAAGCAGCGAGGTGCTGCTGTCTCTTAAGGAAGATGATATTTATCGCCTGCTTCGAAACTACGTAAATGCGTTTGATGCAGAACTGCCAGAGAAAGCCACCTTGATCAGAGCAGCCTACTTTGAAGCCATTTTTGATATGTTCGATGAAGTTGCTCGTGCAACTATGGCACGTGTAAAGAATCTCAAGCAGGATTCGTTGCAAGAAATGATTCGTCCCATCACTCATTTGGATTTTGGCGGGCGTGGGAAGTTAACGAAAAAGGCTTATACAGAGTTGATGCAAGGTGCTTTTCGCAAGAGTGTAGCAGTTTCACCGGACATGCTGTGATTGCACAAGCAACAGGTTGGCAGCGGTTAAGAGCAATGTCGCTGGATACAGTCCCCAGCGGCACCCGTGTTTACCATGTCAGGGCCGTGCCGCTTAATTTGTGGCGCGACAAAGGATCGTTCACGGTCATTTCTTGCACTAAGAATCAAGTTAGCATAGAAGCTGCGGCATCTGAAATCGGGAGTGCATTGCTGGCAGATACGGAATATCTCCTGGATCATGCCGCTGAACATCAGGCTTCTCTTCGCGATGCTGTAGCTGTGCAAAATTGGCATAGTCCGGCTTGGATGCTCGTGACCCTTTATTATTGGGGATTTTTTTCTGCGCTGGCCCTTACTCGCATTAGCGGCTCTTCAACCTGGTTTCTGGACAAAAAGGCGTTAAATCAATTCAAAACCTTAGCAGGTTCGGCAGTGCAGCCGGGCGCAGGAGCGCTCTATCTGGTGGTGGATGCATACGTCAGTGCAACAGTGCGTAGAATGTCATTGCGCCCAAGCAAATCTCAATTGCATGATGCATCTTGGACAGTTGCGATGAGGCTTATCACTGAAATTGTTGAACACTGCGACGGAAACGTCAATCTGTTTGAATATCGATTCTGGTCAGCTTTGAAGCGTATCGGGGACTTGTGGGGAGCTGACTGGGCAAGTAAGCTGAGAAACGCGATCAACTACCGTCCCGGGTACGGCTATCGGGAAGTAATCAAAAATAAAGGAATTGATAGCATCCGCTATTTACGTCAGCAGACGCCAATTGCCTTTCATGATCTCGTCGATGTGCTCGAGAGCGAAACAGCGGCGATTCGCTTGGGGTCCGACCCAAGAAGCGATATCGCTTTAGCCAGTCGCTTGTTAGGTTTGTTTTCGATCTCCCTCGCCATGATAGTCCAAACACTGCATGCCGAAGTGCTCATTAGGCAATCAGGTGATATCCGGTGGGAAGGCCTCCGAAACTCGTTTTTCTCGGCCCGGTGCAGTACTCCATCAGGGGGCATATGGCCATTTGCGTAGCTCTCGTTCGCTTCGATGGGGATTCTCACATGTCCTGATCCCTTAGTGCGTCATCGCCCCCGGCCCGCCTCCGCCCTTCGAGGCTTTTTTCATCAGCAGGATCAGGGGCAGGCAGGCGGCGAACATGATCGCCAGAAGAAAGAAGACGTCGACGTAGCCCATCATGGACGCCTGCTGCTGGACCATGCTAAACAATCCGACGGAGACTTGTGCGGCGGCGATGACCGAGGCTGCTGCTGCGAGACTTGAAAGCGGACGGGATAGGGTGCTGCGCTGCTGACAATCCTTCCATGTCGCTTCGCGCTACGCGACGGCCTTCGGCAGAGCGGAAGGTTGCGTTTGCTTTCAGTTCCCAAGGCCTGACGGCCTGGCCTCAATAATTACGCCCCCTTTGGGGGCTCATCGGTTTTCTTCCTTTGTACCCGGGGCTTCCGCACCCGGGTCAGGCTGTTTCGCCCTCGGGCCTGGGAACCCCAAAACCCTTAACCACAAAGGACACCCGTTCGACTCGCAAAGCTCGCTCAGGGCAGGCTGCGGGACACAGAGGACCAGAATCAAAATCACCTGAGAGTCATTCGGTTTTTTGGGTTCGGGATGGCTATCCCCAATGGGGGAACAGCCGTTTTGACCACCTCGTGGGCCACGCGTGACTGCAGCGGAGCCGATCCCTCACCCGCGCCAGTGTGTCTGGAGCTCTGGATTTCGTCGACTCGGAAGGCGCGGGATTCGGGACAGCCCCTCGAGAGGGAAAGGACCTAGAAACGACCCAAAATGTGAATACACGTGAAATATATGTTGACATTAAGTTAACAGTTTTGTATAAGTATCGCATGGCAGATGAAACTGCGACGAAAATGTATGAATCCGCAAGAGAACGGCTCAAAGAGCTGCTGCGGCAGGAAACCGAAATAAAAGACCAGATTTCACACTGGGGGCCGGTTGTAGAACAGTTAGCCCGGCTGTCCGGTGAAACCATTGATCCCGATATTGTCAGCAGAATCAATGAGTTAAAGCTGGATGAAGAGCAAGCCCAAGGGGCGGGACAGGAGATGGGGCTGACGGAGGCGATCCGGTGGGTTTTCCGTCAGCCTTTGTTGTTGCCGCTAACGCCGACCCAGGTGAGAGATCGCATGGCTGAAATGGGCTATGACCTGGGGAAGTACAAGCATGTGATGCCTCCGATTCACAACACACTGAAACGCATGAAAGAAGCGGGCGAGATTAACGAGGTCGAAGGGATTGGCGGGATCGGGCGAGCCTACGAGAGCGCGAGGCGGGGGACTTAGCCGCGAATCAAAAAACCATTTGCCGCAGATTTCGCAGATGAGCGCAGATCAAAAGCAAAAAGAATTTGGCCGCGAATTAACGCGAATCAACACGAACCGGGCGGATTGCCAGAAATGCCAAGCAAGAGCACTTAGCAATTAGCCATTGGCAATTAGCCGGAAACCCCAAACCCGTTCACCACAAAGAACACAAAGGAACACAAAGGGATGCGGGTCGGGAAAGCGGGACATCAGGAAATCAGGGGAACCTTTATCACTGATTGACGCTGATGATACTGATCGGCAAAGCAAAACCTTTAACGACAGAGGACACAGAGGAACACTGAGGCAGGGCCCCATTCGCCCATTCACACGCAAAACCGGCGCGTGAATGGGAACCCTGGAGGAAACGTGATTATGTTGACGAAGGACGAATTGACAGCAGCGATTGTGGCGAGCGCGGCGAAGCTGGGGCGCGCACCGAGCCGCACGGAATTGATGAAACAGGCCGGCGTGTCACAGCGAAACATAAGAAAGCATTTTGGAACCTACCATCGCGCCCTGGAGACGTGTGGCATAGCAAGACATGGGGTTGGGCAAAAAGTGGGGATGGAAGAGCTGTTCCAGGATTGGGCGGGAATTGCGCGCAGGCTAAAAAAGGTGCCAAGCCTGGCTGACTACGAACAGATGAGCAAGTACAGCGTAAGCCCGCTGCTGAGACGGTGTGGCACATGGAACAGCGTGCCGGACGCGATGAAGTCGCATGCCGGTGAGCATGGCCTGGCCGAGGAGTACAAAGACGTTTGGGATGTAGTTGAACGGAGGACCGGCCGCCAGAGTAACGTACCCAGACCGTGCGCACCGCAGTGTGTACCGAAGATCATGGAGGACCGGCCGATGTATGGGCCGTTGTTACAGGGAGGGCCGCTGGTGTTTGCGCCGACGAACGAGGCCGGGGTGCTTTACCTTTTTGGGGCCATGTCTGAACGGCTGGGCTTTCTGGTCTTGATGGTACAGGCGGGATTTCCGGACTGCGAGGCGATGCGCGTGGTGGCAGAAAACCGGCTGCAGCCGGTAAAAATTGAATTGGAATACCAAAGCCGCAATTTTCTGAAACACATGCATGACTTAAGGGCTGCGACATGATTGTGTGCTGGGAACATAACTGGCCGGAATGTCCGCTGGAGGTGCTGGAGCTGAAGTCGCTGGTGAAGCAATACGCAAACCTTACCACTGATTTGCACTGATAACACTGATCAGAATTGAAGATCAAAAACTTTTCACCACAAAGGACACGAAGGATCACAAAGAGGACTGGGGGAGATCGCTGGAATCGAAAAACCAAAATCTACCACGGAGGCGCGGAGACGCGGAGAACAGCCAAAATCGGAAATCGAAAACCAAGAACTTTTACCACAGAGGACACGAAGGAACACGGAGGAAGAGCCAGTCAGGCGGCTGTGCACAAGATCGCGCAGCTTTGTTTAGTGCGCCATCGCGCCCGGCCCGCCTCCGCCTTTGGGGGCTTTCTTCATGATCAGAATCAGCGGCAGGCAGGCGGCGAACATGATTGCCAGAAGAAAGAAGACGTCGACATAGCCCATCATGGCGGCCTGTTGCTGGACCATGCCGAAGAGTCCGGCAGCGGCTTGCTTGGTGGCGGTGGCGGCGTCCATGCCGCGGGCCATGAAAGCGGCTTTCATCTGGGCCATCATGTTTTGCGCCAGCGGATTGTAAGGAGTTATGTTTGCGCCCAGAGTATTGACGTGGACCTGAGCATGGCGCGATGAAATTGTGGTCACGCTGGCAATGCCAATACTGGCGCCTATGTTGCGCATCAGGTTGAACAGGCTGGTGGCGTTGCCCATTTGCTCTTTGGGAATCGGGCCGTTGGTGAGCGTGGTGAGCGGCACAAAGAGCAGTCCCATGGACGAGCCCTGCAAAAGCTGCGGCCAGAAGATGTCCCAGTAACCGGCGTTCAGGTTCAGCCTGGAGAGCTGCCAGATGCTGAATGACGCGATGATCAAGCCGGCGGCCAGTAATTTGCGCGCCTCGATTTTTCCCATGAGAATGCCGACGATCGGCATAAACAGGAACGACCCCAGGCCGCGTGGAAGCATGGCCATGCCCGCTTCAAGGGCGGAATATCCCATGAGCGTTTGCAGCCACAGCGGAAGCAAGACCGTGCTGCCATAGAGAACGAATCCCAGCACGGTCATAAGAAAGACACCGGTGGCATAGGTGCGATTTTTGAAGATCCTGAGCTGCACTACGGGATGGTCGGCGACAAGTTCGCGGACCAGGAAGAACACGAACCCGACGACGCAGAGAATGACCAGAATAAGGATGAAGTGCGAGCCGAACCAGTCTTCTTCCTGGCCTTTATCGAGCATGATCTGCAGCGCGCCGATGCCCAGCGCAAGATAGCCGATGCCCCAGTAATCAATGCCGCCTTCTCCGCGCTTGATGTATGGCGGGTCGTGAATGAACAGCAAGGCCATAATCACGGCCGCGATCCCGATAGGAATGTTGATATAGAAAAGCCAGCGCCAGCTATAGCTTTCAGTAATCCAGCCGCCGAGCACCGGCCCGAGCATGGGTGCCACAACAATGCCCAGCGCCCAAAATGCCATGGCTTTGGCGCGCTTCTC
This genomic interval carries:
- a CDS encoding DGQHR domain-containing protein — its product is MAAKMLVSNGSKERMAVKKTPSYPALLLAQNKHRFYFSTIPVDDLYPCCFVARRQEDPQQGFQRALSEERADDISRYLSSGNGSIPTNVVLSAQPESLLSYNPRSKTLSFVRVPRAFLVLDGQHRLWGYSKCPVRHRVPVAIYESLGRSEEAKLFIDINTNQRGVPAALLLDIKQLADMETAKESLLRSFFDKLQTDPSSSLHGRLSPAHSTPNKISRVTFNRAVGAALSSEVLLSLKEDDIYRLLRNYVNAFDAELPEKATLIRAAYFEAIFDMFDEVARATMARVKNLKQDSLQEMIRPITHLDFGGRGKLTKKAYTELMQGAFRKSVAVSPDML
- a CDS encoding DHA2 family efflux MFS transporter permease subunit: MESKPAINPWIIAISVMLGTFMEVLDTTVVNVSLQHIAGSLSVTPEEATWVLTSYLVANAIVLPLTGWLGNYFGRRNILLVSVGGFTVFSFLCGIAPNLPLLIIFRVFQGATGGGLQPLSQAILMEAFPPEKRAKAMAFWALGIVVAPMLGPVLGGWITESYSWRWLFYINIPIGIAAVIMALLFIHDPPYIKRGEGGIDYWGIGYLALGIGALQIMLDKGQEEDWFGSHFILILVILCVVGFVFFLVRELVADHPVVQLRIFKNRTYATGVFLMTVLGFVLYGSTVLLPLWLQTLMGYSALEAGMAMLPRGLGSFLFMPIVGILMGKIEARKLLAAGLIIASFSIWQLSRLNLNAGYWDIFWPQLLQGSSMGLLFVPLTTLTNGPIPKEQMGNATSLFNLMRNIGASIGIASVTTISSRHAQVHVNTLGANITPYNPLAQNMMAQMKAAFMARGMDAATATKQAAAGLFGMVQQQAAMMGYVDVFFLLAIMFAACLPLILIMKKAPKGGGGPGAMAH